Proteins from a single region of Pseudomonadota bacterium:
- a CDS encoding FkbM family methyltransferase has product MTLSAFSQADIHEKTTKSADWQTVNTASIRDLLERHRAPAAVHYLSIDIEGSELEILNAFDFGRNIFSVITCEHNFSNQRKDIYNSLVRNGYVYAFEGLLVPGMLGMFTLRSEADLMR; this is encoded by the coding sequence TTGACTCTCAGCGCTTTTTCTCAAGCAGATATTCACGAGAAAACTACAAAATCTGCGGACTGGCAAACAGTAAACACGGCGTCGATCCGCGACCTGTTGGAGCGGCATCGGGCGCCTGCCGCGGTCCATTACCTATCCATCGATATAGAAGGTAGTGAGTTAGAGATACTGAATGCCTTTGATTTTGGCCGCAATATCTTTTCAGTAATTACCTGTGAGCATAACTTTTCTAACCAGCGAAAAGACATTTACAATTCACTTGTTCGTAACGGTTATGTGTACGCCTTTGAGGGGCTGTTGGTCCCGGGGATGCTTGGTATGTTCACGCTTCGATCCGAAGCAGATTTGATGAGGTGA